One part of the Anaeromyxobacter sp. Fw109-5 genome encodes these proteins:
- the dnaE gene encoding DNA polymerase III subunit alpha, protein MPDFVHLHLHTLYSLLDGAIRIKDLLKTVQAKGMKTVAVTDHGNLFGAVDFYKKAKDAGVKPIMGMEAYVAGDKGRHDRSERVGRHLILLAKNAEGWANLRFLSSKAFTEGFYYDPRIDKQLLRDHSKGLVGLTACLAGEVPRLARQGDMDGARRVAREYRDIFEPGSFFLEVQSNGMREQLDVNAKLAQLGRDEGIPLVATADAHYVSRQDAKAHEVLMCIASNKTFQDPKRLRHETDGLFIQSPDDMVAALPEYREAIDNTIRIAEMCNVELQLGKSFLPRFQLPDGVSEEEWIEKLAKDGLDARFREIDGKYPHDRDAYRQRLEMELGVIKKMGFSGYFLIVQDFINWGKQHQIPVGPGRGSGAGSIVAWSLRITDLDPLRWNLLFERFLNPERVSMPDFDVDFCQNRRDEVIDYVREKYGKDNVGQIITFGSLKARSVIRDVVRVMGLPFAEGDKIAKLVPDPVQGKTPPLKELVFGSDKMPAEPRLEELYKKPTVISQWVDEKGVQHTVTTKDLLDIAMSLEGLNRQAGLHAAGVVIADKPLWDYVPAYKDDKSEMLVSQFAKEEVEAAGLVKFDFLGLKTLTVIDDALRMVKQNHPEMKDFTAADIPIDDPKVYELISRGDTAGVFQMESSGFTEMVIKMKPSRFEDVIAAGALYRPGPLDQKLEDGRTMVDVYIDRKHGREKVVYDHPKLEPVLEPTYGVIVYQEQVMQISQVLAGYSLGQADLLRRAMGKKKAEVMAKERVGFLAGAVKSGVDEKVAGGIFDLMEKFAAYGFNKSHSAAYGLLTVQTAWLKAHYPVEFMAALISSEASNTDKVVLHISEARADGIEVLPPDVNESDKDFGAFGPAESARPSTGPGRAANKGRIRFGLGAVRGVGDSAVQAILEARAEGGPFKTLYDLASRVDSKKINKKVVEALVKSGALDFEGVPRWQLFAGIDSAFAAGASAQADRASGQASLFGALPAAQVEQKPRYPRPGDVVGELTVEEWPERVRLAFEKEALGFYLTGHPLQGYEKEVRRYASTTCAAVANKRHGDKVSVVGVVAAVRERMNKEKGTRFGFLTLEDLTGTVEVVCWAARPANGQRPAQKGWTDWEVFCKSDEPLLVHGEVRINNREEENPRAEITALDIEPLALVRKQKTSEIALRIDADRLTKERTTDLKALLGRHPGGCAITVRAVIPEESETTLSVAARVEPGDELLEAARRLGFEVELR, encoded by the coding sequence ACTTCTACAAGAAGGCGAAGGACGCGGGCGTGAAGCCCATCATGGGCATGGAGGCGTACGTCGCGGGCGACAAGGGCCGGCACGACCGCTCCGAGCGCGTGGGCCGGCACCTCATCCTCCTCGCCAAGAACGCGGAGGGGTGGGCGAACCTCCGCTTCCTCTCCTCCAAGGCCTTCACCGAGGGCTTCTACTACGACCCCCGCATCGACAAGCAGCTCCTGCGCGACCACTCGAAGGGCCTCGTCGGCCTGACGGCCTGCCTCGCCGGCGAGGTGCCGCGCCTCGCCCGCCAGGGCGACATGGACGGCGCGCGCCGCGTCGCGCGCGAGTACCGCGACATCTTCGAGCCGGGCTCCTTCTTCCTGGAGGTGCAGTCGAACGGGATGCGCGAGCAGCTCGACGTGAACGCCAAGCTCGCCCAGCTCGGGCGCGACGAGGGCATCCCCCTCGTGGCGACGGCCGACGCCCACTACGTCTCCCGCCAGGACGCGAAGGCACACGAGGTCCTCATGTGCATCGCGTCCAACAAGACGTTCCAGGACCCGAAGCGCCTGCGGCACGAGACGGACGGGCTCTTCATCCAGTCGCCCGACGACATGGTCGCGGCGCTCCCGGAGTACCGCGAGGCGATCGACAACACGATCCGCATCGCCGAGATGTGCAACGTCGAGCTGCAGCTCGGGAAGTCCTTCCTCCCGCGCTTCCAGCTCCCCGACGGCGTCTCGGAGGAGGAGTGGATCGAGAAGCTCGCGAAGGACGGGCTCGACGCCCGCTTCCGCGAGATCGACGGCAAGTACCCGCACGACCGCGACGCGTACCGGCAGCGGCTCGAGATGGAGCTGGGCGTCATCAAGAAGATGGGGTTCAGCGGGTACTTCCTCATCGTCCAGGACTTCATCAACTGGGGGAAGCAGCACCAGATCCCCGTCGGCCCGGGCCGCGGCTCGGGCGCGGGCTCCATCGTGGCCTGGTCGCTGCGCATCACGGACCTCGACCCCCTGCGCTGGAACCTGCTCTTCGAGCGGTTCCTGAACCCCGAGCGCGTGTCGATGCCGGACTTCGACGTCGACTTCTGCCAGAACCGGCGCGACGAGGTCATCGACTACGTCCGCGAGAAGTACGGCAAGGACAACGTCGGCCAGATCATCACCTTCGGCTCGCTCAAGGCGCGCTCCGTCATCCGCGACGTCGTCCGCGTGATGGGGCTGCCCTTCGCCGAGGGCGACAAGATCGCGAAGCTCGTCCCGGACCCGGTCCAGGGCAAGACCCCGCCGCTCAAGGAGCTCGTGTTCGGCAGCGACAAGATGCCGGCCGAGCCCAGGCTCGAGGAGCTCTACAAGAAGCCCACCGTCATCTCGCAGTGGGTGGACGAGAAGGGCGTCCAGCACACGGTCACCACGAAGGACCTGCTCGACATCGCGATGAGCCTCGAGGGCCTGAACCGTCAGGCCGGGCTCCACGCGGCGGGCGTCGTCATCGCGGACAAGCCGCTCTGGGACTACGTGCCGGCGTACAAGGACGACAAGTCCGAGATGCTGGTCTCGCAGTTCGCGAAGGAGGAGGTCGAGGCGGCAGGCCTCGTCAAGTTCGACTTCCTCGGCCTCAAGACCCTCACCGTCATCGACGACGCGCTCCGGATGGTGAAGCAGAACCACCCCGAGATGAAGGACTTCACCGCCGCCGACATCCCCATCGACGACCCCAAGGTCTACGAGCTCATCAGCCGCGGCGACACCGCCGGCGTCTTCCAGATGGAGTCCTCGGGCTTCACCGAGATGGTGATCAAGATGAAGCCCTCGCGGTTCGAGGACGTCATCGCCGCGGGCGCGCTCTACCGGCCGGGCCCCCTCGACCAGAAGCTCGAGGACGGCCGCACCATGGTCGACGTCTACATCGACCGCAAGCACGGCCGCGAGAAGGTGGTCTACGACCACCCCAAGCTCGAGCCGGTCCTGGAGCCGACCTACGGCGTCATCGTCTACCAGGAGCAGGTGATGCAGATCTCGCAGGTCCTGGCGGGCTACTCGCTGGGACAGGCGGATCTCCTGCGCCGCGCGATGGGGAAGAAGAAGGCCGAGGTCATGGCCAAGGAGCGCGTGGGCTTCCTCGCGGGCGCCGTGAAGAGCGGCGTCGACGAGAAGGTCGCCGGCGGCATCTTCGACCTCATGGAGAAGTTCGCGGCGTACGGCTTCAACAAGTCGCACTCCGCCGCGTACGGCCTCCTCACCGTCCAGACCGCCTGGCTCAAGGCCCACTATCCGGTGGAGTTCATGGCCGCGCTCATCTCGAGCGAGGCGTCGAACACCGACAAGGTCGTGCTGCACATCTCCGAGGCGCGCGCCGACGGCATCGAGGTGCTGCCGCCGGACGTGAACGAGTCCGACAAGGACTTCGGCGCGTTCGGGCCGGCCGAGTCCGCTCGTCCTTCGACGGGCCCAGGACGAGCGGCCAACAAGGGCCGCATCCGCTTCGGCCTCGGCGCGGTGCGCGGTGTGGGCGACTCGGCGGTGCAGGCGATCCTCGAGGCGCGCGCGGAGGGTGGGCCGTTCAAGACGCTCTACGACCTCGCCTCGCGCGTGGACTCGAAGAAGATCAACAAGAAGGTGGTCGAGGCGCTCGTGAAGTCGGGCGCGCTCGACTTCGAGGGCGTGCCGCGCTGGCAGCTGTTCGCCGGCATCGACTCCGCCTTCGCCGCCGGCGCCTCCGCCCAGGCCGACCGCGCCTCGGGCCAGGCGAGCCTCTTCGGCGCCCTCCCCGCCGCGCAGGTGGAGCAGAAGCCGCGCTACCCGCGGCCGGGCGACGTCGTCGGCGAGCTCACCGTCGAGGAGTGGCCGGAGCGCGTACGGCTCGCCTTCGAGAAGGAGGCGCTCGGCTTCTACCTCACCGGCCACCCGCTGCAGGGCTACGAGAAGGAGGTCCGGCGCTACGCCTCGACCACCTGCGCCGCGGTCGCGAACAAGCGGCACGGCGACAAGGTCTCGGTGGTCGGCGTGGTCGCCGCCGTGCGCGAGCGGATGAACAAGGAGAAGGGCACGCGCTTCGGCTTCCTCACGCTCGAGGACCTCACCGGCACCGTCGAGGTCGTGTGCTGGGCGGCGCGCCCGGCGAACGGCCAGCGGCCCGCGCAGAAGGGCTGGACCGACTGGGAGGTCTTCTGCAAGTCCGACGAGCCGCTGCTCGTCCACGGCGAGGTGCGGATCAACAACCGCGAGGAGGAGAACCCGCGGGCGGAGATCACCGCCCTCGACATCGAGCCGCTCGCGCTCGTGCGGAAGCAGAAGACGTCCGAGATCGCGCTCCGCATCGACGCCGATCGACTCACGAAGGAGCGCACGACCGACCTGAAGGCGCTCCTCGGCCGGCACCCCGGCGGCTGCGCCATCACCGTGCGCGCCGTGATCCCGGAGGAGTCGGAGACCACGCTCTCGGTCGCGGCCAGGGTCGAGCCCGGCGACGAGCTGCTCGAGGCCGCGCGCAGGCTCGGGTTCGAGGTGGAGCTGCGCTGA
- a CDS encoding GNAT family N-acetyltransferase gives MSFPDLREVARRIERAEAEQLARTGEPGMRGALEVAGGLAVSKGPGSPFSAALGLGLQGAVSAAELDRVEAHLGSGGGAIRVEVAAPADASLRAELARRGYRIERFHQIWWRAPSPLPDVVASVEVRRIRPEEERAWAEAFAVAYFGRMPQYASMLEGLLAMPRADGNVAFGAFAEGELAGVALASGHRGVATLSGAGVVPERRGRRIQLALVRARLAWAEAAGCDLASSATEPGTASQRTLEKAGFRCAYPRAVMVRER, from the coding sequence ATGTCCTTCCCCGATCTGCGCGAGGTGGCCAGGCGCATCGAGCGCGCCGAGGCCGAGCAGCTCGCGCGCACGGGGGAGCCGGGGATGCGCGGCGCGCTCGAGGTCGCGGGAGGGCTCGCGGTGTCGAAGGGGCCCGGCTCGCCGTTCTCGGCGGCGCTGGGCCTGGGCCTCCAGGGCGCGGTGAGCGCCGCGGAGCTGGATCGCGTCGAGGCGCACCTGGGGAGCGGGGGCGGCGCGATCCGCGTCGAGGTCGCCGCGCCGGCCGACGCCTCCTTGCGCGCGGAGCTCGCCCGCCGCGGCTACCGGATCGAGCGGTTTCACCAGATCTGGTGGCGCGCGCCCTCGCCCTTGCCGGACGTCGTCGCGAGCGTGGAGGTCCGCAGGATCCGGCCCGAGGAGGAGCGCGCCTGGGCGGAGGCGTTCGCGGTAGCCTACTTCGGCCGGATGCCGCAGTACGCCTCGATGCTCGAGGGGCTCCTCGCGATGCCCCGCGCCGACGGGAACGTCGCGTTCGGCGCCTTCGCCGAGGGCGAGCTCGCCGGCGTCGCGCTCGCCTCCGGGCACCGGGGCGTCGCGACGCTCTCCGGCGCGGGCGTGGTGCCGGAGCGGCGCGGCCGCCGCATCCAGCTCGCGCTCGTGCGCGCGCGGCTCGCCTGGGCGGAGGCGGCGGGGTGCGATCTGGCCTCCTCGGCGACCGAGCCCGGGACCGCCTCGCAGCGGACGCTGGAGAAGGCGGGCTTCCGCTGCGCCTATCCGCGCGCGGTGATGGTGCGCGAGCGGTGA
- a CDS encoding response regulator transcription factor, which yields MLRCDRQAEDMLRVFFPDATDGATIPSELRSLTDGAQLGPPGIRRTLVMEGHGERLRIEVTAVGKGKTQLHLWREPLAEPVQIGPEPVQAASPADGLTQREREVALLVADGLRSREVAERLGIASQTVKSHLKTIFDKLGVRNRVELARRLVQH from the coding sequence ATGCTCCGCTGCGATCGTCAGGCCGAGGACATGCTCCGGGTGTTCTTCCCTGACGCCACCGACGGCGCAACGATCCCTTCGGAGCTCCGCAGCCTCACGGACGGTGCACAGCTGGGACCTCCCGGCATTCGCCGCACCCTCGTGATGGAAGGTCACGGCGAGCGGCTCCGCATCGAGGTGACGGCGGTCGGCAAGGGCAAGACGCAGCTGCACCTGTGGCGCGAGCCGCTCGCGGAGCCGGTGCAGATCGGGCCGGAGCCGGTGCAGGCCGCCTCCCCCGCCGATGGGCTCACCCAGCGTGAGCGCGAGGTCGCCCTGCTCGTCGCCGACGGCCTCCGGTCTCGCGAGGTCGCCGAGCGGCTCGGGATCGCCTCGCAGACGGTCAAGAGCCACCTCAAGACGATCTTCGACAAGCTGGGCGTGCGGAACCGCGTCGAGCTCGCCCGCCGGCTCGTCCAGCACTAG